CAATATCTACATCTCCCTACATCAGTTAAGCTGGAGAGAATGATTCTAGTTCTATTTCTGCAACATCAGACAAGCTGGTGAGAGAGAATAAAATCCTGCGTATTTAGATTTCCCCTGTGAGCCCCCTTGACTTGGATGGATGTTGTTGTCAAGCTAGTCTTGGTTATTAGTACCCTGACTTTGAGGCAGAACCACCTGATTTGTTATAACAGCAGttcattgtttatatatttatgctcTCCCAGTGGTAACTCCCTTCTACACCCATAAGTTCTTATGCCATATGTTCCCAAGTCTAGAAAACACTAtgattctttttttctgtgttttgactCTTTTTGATTTGAGAATCCACTGAGCTTGTGTCGaacaaacttttttaatatatcaAGTGATTTCTAGTAATTGAAATTTCATGACACTGGCGTCCTATCTATATCTATGGAAGGTGTGGCAAGACAATGCCAAAAAGCTCAACACATGCTCCCCCCCCACACCCTGGCTTATATATCTTCTGCTATCTTCTTCTTAAATCAATAATATTCATAAAGTCAaactaatattataataatataagtaatataacTGCAGAAATGTACAAAGCAGATGCTTGAAGAATGGTAAAATGGACAGTATTTCAGTATAAATAGTTAAAgcttatatgtatttatttctgtttttagccTTCCGGCAACAAGCAAGTCTCTGTaagtaaaatacacacacacacacacacacaagacaaaTAAAATCCAAAGATGTTTGTTGAGGGTCTGCAGGTTAGATCTCTATACAGAGCAGACTCAGTAGCAATTGCAAAGGACAAGTTCAAATATTCACTTGGCCTTTATATTGACCAGTCATTTATTAGCTAATGTGTTATTGTCTTTACTGCTTTCCAATCCAGATGTGGTAATGTGCATTCTGTTAATATCCATAAAAGCAGATGTTCAGGGTAAATGTgcctaaaatatataaacactcaCATTGTATATATTATGGCATTTACTTGTATCTATCAACTCTTTATGTATAGCTACCCATAACATGTTAGAATATAAATGCAGTCAAGTGAGAAAGCTTATTAGTTAATTGCTGAAAATtgtctatttgtttttatttacagacTCCACCAGCACAAGATGTGAAGCCCCCAAAGGGGCAAGAAGAGAAGCATCATGATGGCAAGCAGCAGAAAACTAGTGTACAGCAGACTCAGGGAACTGGGGGTTCAAGTGGGGCGTGCAAGCAGCAAGGGCAGGGCCAGGGAAGTGGGCAGCAGACCCAAACTAGTGGTCAAACCACTAGCCAACAGCAAGGGCAGACTCGCCAGAGCAGTGGTCAGACCCAAACCAGTAGTCAACAACCACAAGTGCAGACTCGAGGACAACAGAGCAGTGGTCAGACCCAGAGCAGTGGTCAAACCCAGAGCAGTGGTCAAACCCAGAGTAGTGGTCAGACCCAGAGCACTGGTCAGACCCAAATCAGTCAACAGCAGGGCCAAGGCAGTAGCATTAGCCAAGGTAGTGCCACTAGCCAAAAAAGTAGCACTCATCAACAAGCAGATAAAGGGCAGAGCCAAGGGAAAGAAACTTCTTATAGCTTTAAATAAGGAAAGGACAAATATTAGAGATGTCCATGATCTGAAAACCTCTGTATTTTGTTGATTATCACATACTGTGCTGTATAAGCCACACCTCTTTGTGGTAGTAGTTGTAACCCCTCCTCTCAATAAAATCATACTGTCATTCTTGCATGAAAACCTTCATTGTATATTCTTGACTTTTATATATTAGAAAAGCACAACACATCTTGAATGGGAATAAGCAAGAGAGAGGATGAGGTTGGAATAATTAGGGggggggagtaatacacaaggatTTGTGGCAGCGCACACCAGCATCAAGAGGAATCGCCCACTCACATGGTTATGGTTTAAAaggtataactttattttcaCATCTGATTAAACatctagcgtctgaggtctgacgcgtttcgtggctacgcacttcctcagagaccccAGGGGGAGTAATAACCTCAAAGAGATGTGAACTGGTTGGCAGGAGGGTGGAAAGTTTGCTAAAATGTTAAACTACTCCACAAAAATGTTATTCACTCATTTCTGCTCTTACCTAATTACTTGCCTTTTGCTAAATAGTGATATAGTCTTTTCTGCAAATGATAACTAACTAACTTCTAGTATGGGAAGGTATTTAACACAATACATGTTGCAGACCATGCAGCAAGTAAGAGTTGCTAAGAAAGCGCTTTGTTGGCTGGGGAAGAACACTTTATTCCGTTGCATTTAGTCACACTTATGGTAGCTAGGAATGGAAGGCATGCTCTAGTGTAGCAAAACAAATGTTGCTAAGTACGGAAAGTAATCACCTCCACTGGTGCCCAAACATGGGCAGATTGGGCAGCTTGCCAAATTTTACCATTAATGCTGTTCAGATCCCATTATATGGGGATAAAGCCATATTTTTGTAGGTGTAATAAGGAAGACATTGCTTTAAGCCAAGGTGTATCAGTTTAATTACATTATACCCAAATGTGCGATAGACAGGCAGCTCAGATGGATAACAGCCAACTGACTCTTGTATGGCTACCAAAGCATCTGCCTGAGCTCTAGCAACCCGAAATCATATTCACTGAagaatatatgtatttttctttgacTCTTCTAGAAAACAAATAGGGATGCATCAAAACCAGCTTCATGTCTGGGATAAGGTGGACTCCTGGCATTTTGtgtagggttcagatttggcctAATCCTAACCAAATTGAAACCCTTAAAGTCTTGTGATGTTAAAGCTCTGGATAACTGAATTATGCCAGCTCTCTGGAGAATTATCTCCAGGGTTATCACAGCAGCCTTTGTCAATAGATGCAGCACACTTGTGGCTAAAGAAATTTGTgcaatttttgactgatttgtgTAAAAGTGCAGGAGTAACTGTGTGAAATCTGACACATGGCTGGAATTATGTCAGGTGCAATATCACCTGGCGACCACAATTACTCTGAAATGattgaaaaaatgctgcattataggataaatacatttttttcttgaacatttgctttgcatactgcacttgtgggtcataaattaccccttttgcatttaaatgctttaagtagacttaaggtattgtgaCCCAACTAAGAAaatatcttttatccagaaaatccaggtcccaagaatCTAGCACaatagattccatatctgtatttatcATTTTTGGACCAGCAGTTTTTGTTTGAAATTAAATCTGATTTCTGTTTGCTAAAGCCCCCTTTACCCAATCAACCAGGTTTTGATTTGTATGACAATCTGAGATGTGAATAGCGGAGTAACTGAATGAAAGTTATATAGAATAATACAGCTATAGCTTCAGAATTAGCAAGCTTTCTGCATGTTGTTCTCACCCcatatgaaataaatacaatcatAAAGTTCAGGTTAAAGATGGTTAAGGTTCAGGAAAGGAAGAATGACAATGCCTCAAATCAAATTGcgtagatagacagatagatagacagacagacagacagacagacagacagacagacagacagacagatagatagatagatagacagacatcaTATTAAGATTATATTTTAACATGAACATCCACATTAAAGATCTCGTCAGTTTGTACTGGAGAAGCCAATATGCATATCAGCCTTATGGCCACCAAAAACACGGTTGGGAAATAAGAAAGTATAAAAGCAAAACCGCAAGTTGAGAAGGAAATAAAGACAAATAATCTGTAACCCTAATAAATAATTCTGTTGTGTCCAATGataatgaatataataattatacatgGGCTACATAtgcatccctataataataatgatagccCTACTCCCTGCCCTCCTACCATATAcatccctataataataattatatcccCACTCCCTGTCCTCCTACCATAtgcatccctataataataatgctaTCCCATACTCCCTGCCTTCCTACCATAtgcatccctataataataatgatatctcCACTCCCAGCCCTCCTACCATAtgcatccctataataataatgatatgccCACTCCCTGCCGCCTACCATAtgcatccctataataataatgatataccCACTCCCTGCCCTCCTACCATATGCATCCCTATAATAAGAATTATATCCCAACTCCCTGCCCTCCTACTATAtgcatccctataataataatgataatctcCACTCCCTACCATATTcatccctataataataatgatatgccCACTCCCTGCCGCCTACCATAtgcatccctataataataatgatataccCACTCCCTGCCCTCCTACCATATGCATCCCTATAATAAGAATTATATCCCAACTCCCTGCCCTCCTACTATAtgcatccctataataataatgataatctcCACTCCCTGCCATATTCAtctctataacaataatgataatcCCCACTCCCTGCCCTCCTACCATAtgcatccctataataataatgataatctcCACTCCCTACCATAtgcatccctataataataatCCCCACTCCCAGCCTTCCTACCATATGCATCACTATAATACTAATGTTAACCCCCCTCCCTGCCCTCCTACCATAtgcatccctataataataataatgataatccaCACTCCCTGCCCTCCTACCAAAtgcatccctataataataatgataatcacCACTCCCTGCCCTCCTACCATAtgcatccctataataataatgatatcccCCACTCCTTGCCCAGCTGTATGCTGAGTCAAGGTCATCTTCCTGTGATGAATTTTCCCATTTCCTTATTGTAGGATAGTGGTCTGTCTCTGTGGGGAGCTTGGCAAGTGGATGCTTGAAGTCCTTTCCTCCCTTGTGATCAGCTATTGGTTCAGCGTAATATATTCCAGTGagttctgcacatgctctgtttaTCATTTCTGCCTTTCAGGCTGAGCAGCAGTCCATTGCCAGTATCATCCGGACAGTCTATCACACTGGGGGAAGCTCAGCCTTGGTTCAGCAGGCTGGGTTCAGCCTCAGCCTCGGTTCAGCACCACTACAGGCTGGACAGCTCCCatcagcagtagcagcagcagggaAATCCTGGCAGGCACCTGACCCTTTCTGGCTGCTACTCTCCTGCCTTCAAATTCCTCAAAGACATTGTTAGTGTTGTCAACCTGcctgctttcctttttctctgtctgtTGGATTAAAGCTTCACTCCCTACTTGGCATCACCATGAACAAGCGCCATTGCATTGCAGAACAAGCAGCTGGAGTCAGTACAGGAGGCACCCAAAGGAGAAACCAAGGTAGCCGAAAGACACCCTGTATTTGCATGAATCTACCCCCTGCCAGAACTGATCAAAGCTGTGTCCTGTCTTTCCATTCCACGTCTCCTCCTTGTATGGAATCATCATCCCCCATACATTGTATATGATATTATATGCATTATATGCATCAATTAACAGCTCTATTGCTTCTGCATTCATCCCTGTGTTCCTTGTGTGCAACCCATCATGTAGCTTTTCATTAATTAACATTGCCATTATCTGTGCGTCCTGTTCCATTCATATTCAGCAGGTCAAGGGTAGGCACTGATAACTAAAAAGGGAACCTCAGTGTGTtatgtatacagtatagtgaataaagtaccccctcctctaaaatataaggatattataagttactgagtagttccatgaccatataaaaacaagaagcagaaagcagagtgtttttatacaggtcatggaactccgaggtgacttctaatatcctcatattttgcaacagggggtactttattatttatataatacacaagtttcagtgagtcatgtgacagaaatgacatcaataagctccgattataatcaatgacatcactaagcaccgtttataaggatatcatttacagggtattcatggcGCTTGGGTATTATAATAGGAAAACTTACAGCAAGGTTGCTAGCCTGTGGGCCATTCGTTGTTGTGGGGCCAGCTTCGTAATACAGGAtgtcagagaatgctgggagttgtagtctaacatCAGGGAGGCTGCAATTTCGACAAGCTACCTTCCAATCTAATGCTTCAGTATATTTTCCCTATATAAATTGAATATATTCATACAatagaacttaaaggggaagttcatctttACACTGATGCTTAGCATGTAATCGATGGAACAGCCTTTCACGTGAT
This Xenopus laevis strain J_2021 chromosome 8S, Xenopus_laevis_v10.1, whole genome shotgun sequence DNA region includes the following protein-coding sequences:
- the LOC121397802 gene encoding probable GH family 25 lysozyme 3, whose translation is MEGAPSSSKKPSGNKQVSTPPAQDVKPPKGQEEKHHDGKQQKTSVQQTQGTGGSSGACKQQGQGQGSGQQTQTSGQTTSQQQGQTRQSSGQTQTSSQQPQVQTRGQQSSGQTQSSGQTQSSGQTQSSGQTQSTGQTQISQQQGQGSSISQGSATSQKSSTHQQADKGQSQGKETSYSFK